AGCAGGTGCAGCTTAGGCCTTAGCTGTTGACACCTCCATTTGTCCCCTATTGCTCATGCCACTGCCCTGCACTCCCAGGACCTAGGTACCTGAATTGGGCCTCTGCACCAGCAGAATTCGAGCACCCCCAGGGGCCCCAGGCTGCTccagaacacaggtggcagaGTATTCCTCCCTGGGGGGCCTGCGGCTAGCCTTTCTGGGAAAGTTGGCCACTCCCAGGGTCTGGTCCCAGGGCTCTGTAGGAAGTGTGCACAGCTGGCACTGTCCAGTGCTGAGAGCTGGGGACAGATCCCCAAGCCCCACTCAGGCCAGGTGGGCTTAGGTGAGAGCAGGCCTCGGCCCAGCTCTGTAGAATCTTACTCAGGTTGTAGGATGAACTGGAATGAGGCTTCCCGGGCAGCTCTTTGACGGTGCAGGCACGGGCTGGGACTAGGGCAGGCACTTACCACACTCCTCCACGTCGGGACTGCCTGGCGGGCTCTGTGAGGCTAGAAGCTGTTCCCGCTCCACCTGAGATGCACAGGGTAAGATGTCGTGGGGCAGAGGTCACTCCTACGACGGAAATGCCCCTTCCCCTGATGGCTTACCCTCTGGTGTGCCCGGCACAGCCTCTGCACAGGGCACTGGCTACAAAGCGGGTGCTGTGGGGTGCATACTCTGGCCCCCAATTCCATGGCTGCTTGGTTAAAGTCTCCTGGCCGGGCTGGATCTACCAGTTGCTGGGCTAGGCTCCTACCAGAAGGGAACATTTCTGTGAGCCAAAGAACCTTTGGTAGCATCCTTCCCAATATCCCGTATTACCCCAACATCCTACCAGAGCTGCTGGGAGACAAGGGTGCTACTGGGATCAGCGCCAATGACTCGGACACGGCATAGCACCCGCACTACATTCCCATCCACCACACCGGTCACCTGGCACAGAGAGTCTAGGAGTCAGCCTGGTCTGGGAGGAAAGTGGGCACACACAAAATGGGAGCGGGCTGTGGGCTCACCTGGCCAAAGGCAATGGAAGCAATGGCTCCAGCTGTGTACCGCCCCACACCAGGCAGGAGCCGCTGCAAGGTCTCTGCTGTATGTGGCACATGGCCCCCTAGCTCCTCTACCACCTGATTGGCGTAGGA
This DNA window, taken from Desmodus rotundus isolate HL8 chromosome 3, HLdesRot8A.1, whole genome shotgun sequence, encodes the following:
- the MUTYH gene encoding adenine DNA glycosylase isoform X2 translates to MLKWPTLQDLASASLEEVNQLWAGLGYYSRGRRLQEGARKVVEELGGHVPHTAETLQRLLPGVGRYTAGAIASIAFGQVTGVVDGNVVRVLCRVRVIGADPSSTLVSQQLWSLAQQLVDPARPGDFNQAAMELGARVCTPQHPLCSQCPVQRLCRAHQRVEREQLLASQSPPGSPDVEECALSTGQCQLCTLPTEPWDQTLGVANFPRKASRRPPREEYSATCVLEQPGAPGGARILLVQRPNSGLLAGLWEFPSVTVEPSGWQQRKALLQELQSWVGPLPATRLRHLGQVVHTFSHIKMTYQVHGLALEGPAPVTVTPPGARWLTREEFHTAAVSTAMKKVFRVYEGQQPGTYKSSKRSQVSARSSRKKPRPGQQVLDSFFRPNIPTDAPGLTSVAQ